A single window of Abyssibacter profundi DNA harbors:
- a CDS encoding flavin monoamine oxidase family protein, whose product MNTLDCLVIGGGFAGLQCANRLQAAGLAVHLLEARDRLGGRTRVAPLAGRTVDIGGQWIGADHAELTALAQAAGANIVPQYAQGARLLHLASGGRDRLKRYRGLIPNANPLALLELDRAIRRINRASQTLNLETPWESAKARDWDHETLATWKQRHLRTRTGREIFDIAVRSVMTAEPGMLSLLGFLFYCASNKGFEALTSVDGGAQAATVDGGMVQLAEHLAAPLRADDRVTLQADVSRVTLTEQGWRVEDREQRSWHARRLVCALPPALQDRIAFEPALPANRAQLANRMPMGSVIKVVVAYPTPFWRQAGLSGEAVSHSLPFNTVFDASPQDGSSGALVGFIDGGPARIWSAHTPDERRRAVLDSLVRYFGPDAADPLDYVEHDWISDPWSRGCYVGLMTPGLLTELGPALRTPWSGIHWAGTETATEFCGYIEGAIRSGQRAADEVRIALADRRR is encoded by the coding sequence ATGAATACACTCGACTGCTTGGTCATTGGCGGCGGCTTCGCCGGCCTGCAATGTGCCAATCGACTGCAGGCGGCGGGGCTTGCCGTACACCTGCTGGAAGCCAGGGACCGCCTCGGCGGCCGGACCCGTGTCGCCCCGCTAGCGGGGCGCACCGTGGACATCGGCGGCCAGTGGATCGGGGCTGACCACGCCGAACTGACGGCGCTGGCCCAGGCAGCGGGCGCGAACATCGTTCCGCAATATGCCCAGGGCGCGCGCCTGCTCCACCTGGCCAGCGGCGGCCGGGACCGTCTTAAGCGGTATCGCGGTCTCATCCCCAATGCCAATCCGCTCGCGCTGCTGGAACTCGACCGGGCGATCCGGCGCATCAACCGCGCCAGCCAGACGCTGAATTTGGAGACCCCCTGGGAATCGGCGAAAGCCCGGGACTGGGATCACGAAACCCTGGCCACCTGGAAACAGCGACATCTGCGGACGCGGACGGGGCGCGAGATTTTTGACATCGCCGTGCGATCCGTCATGACAGCTGAACCCGGCATGCTGTCCTTGCTCGGCTTTCTGTTCTACTGCGCCTCAAACAAGGGCTTCGAAGCGCTGACCTCAGTCGACGGCGGCGCGCAGGCCGCCACGGTGGACGGCGGCATGGTGCAACTGGCTGAGCACCTGGCCGCCCCGTTGCGCGCCGATGACCGTGTCACGCTACAGGCTGATGTCAGCCGGGTGACGCTGACCGAACAGGGCTGGCGCGTCGAGGATCGCGAACAGCGCAGCTGGCATGCCCGGCGACTGGTTTGCGCTCTGCCGCCTGCACTCCAGGATCGCATCGCGTTCGAACCCGCGCTGCCCGCCAACCGCGCGCAGCTGGCCAATCGCATGCCCATGGGCTCGGTCATCAAGGTGGTCGTGGCGTATCCAACACCGTTCTGGCGACAGGCCGGTTTATCGGGCGAGGCCGTCAGCCACAGCCTGCCGTTCAACACCGTGTTCGATGCTTCACCGCAAGACGGCTCATCCGGTGCGCTGGTGGGGTTCATCGATGGTGGTCCGGCACGCATCTGGTCTGCGCACACGCCGGACGAACGACGCCGTGCGGTGCTGGACAGCTTGGTCCGCTACTTCGGCCCGGACGCGGCTGACCCGTTGGATTACGTCGAACACGACTGGATTAGCGACCCCTGGTCGCGCGGCTGCTACGTGGGGCTCATGACCCCAGGGCTGCTCACCGAACTGGGCCCTGCCCTGCGCACGCCATGGTCGGGCATCCACTGGGCAGGCACGGAAACCGCCACCGAGTTCTGCGGATATATCGAAGGCGCCATCCGATCCGGCCAGCGCGCCGCGGATGAAGTGCGGATCGCGCTGGCCGATCGTCGCCGCTAG